The Blautia hydrogenotrophica DSM 10507 genome window below encodes:
- a CDS encoding iron-containing alcohol dehydrogenase — MFEFCSYIPTKVVFGPGKLKELASMKLPGKKALICVTEDGLMEKLGIQGRVLQYLSQNQIESVVYDKVTPNPTRKGVMEAAELAKTENCDFFIGLGGGSSIDTAKAASIMMVNEGDLWDYAQAGTGGRKEVKGAFPVMTITTTAGTGTECDPWCVITNEQTKEKLDFGTDAVFPVISVIDPELMLTLPRTLTLYQGFDALFHAVECYIATCGCKLTDIYCLEAVKLITRWLPVVAEDGENLEARVNISYAANVLCGFAQSLSATISPHIIGQCMSGLFPGFVHGASLIVTAEAYYKLVIDRGYVSDKFQELGRAMGEEQEEGRPGSSFLSGLTKLMAQTEMRDLPMSQFGVRKEDIKRIAEISTGIGFDFDPYVLTKEDVEEILEKSYR; from the coding sequence ATGTTTGAATTTTGCAGTTATATTCCGACAAAGGTAGTTTTTGGTCCGGGGAAATTAAAAGAGTTGGCGTCTATGAAGTTGCCGGGCAAGAAGGCATTGATCTGTGTGACGGAAGATGGTCTGATGGAAAAATTAGGGATTCAGGGTAGAGTTCTGCAATATTTAAGCCAAAATCAGATAGAGAGTGTCGTTTATGATAAGGTGACTCCTAATCCTACTAGAAAAGGAGTCATGGAGGCGGCAGAGCTGGCAAAGACAGAAAATTGTGACTTTTTTATCGGATTGGGAGGAGGCAGCAGTATCGACACTGCAAAAGCGGCTTCCATTATGATGGTCAATGAAGGGGATTTGTGGGATTATGCACAGGCAGGAACCGGCGGCCGCAAAGAGGTAAAAGGCGCTTTTCCTGTGATGACTATTACGACGACAGCCGGTACTGGGACAGAGTGTGATCCTTGGTGTGTGATTACCAATGAGCAGACAAAAGAGAAACTAGATTTCGGAACAGACGCCGTGTTTCCGGTGATTTCTGTGATTGACCCAGAGTTAATGTTGACATTGCCTAGGACTTTGACTTTATATCAAGGTTTTGACGCTTTGTTCCATGCAGTGGAGTGTTATATAGCAACCTGTGGATGCAAATTGACAGACATCTATTGTCTGGAGGCCGTGAAGCTCATCACGAGATGGCTGCCTGTGGTGGCAGAAGATGGGGAGAATCTAGAGGCTAGGGTGAATATTTCTTATGCTGCGAACGTGCTGTGTGGTTTTGCACAGTCACTTTCCGCAACAATTTCTCCTCATATTATCGGTCAGTGTATGAGTGGGCTTTTTCCAGGTTTTGTTCATGGAGCAAGCCTGATTGTGACGGCGGAGGCTTACTATAAATTAGTGATAGACAGAGGCTATGTTTCAGATAAATTCCAAGAGCTGGGAAGAGCTATGGGAGAGGAACAGGAAGAGGGAAGGCCAGGAAGTTCTTTCCTAAGTGGTCTGACAAAACTGATGGCTCAGACAGAAATGCGGGATTTGCCAATGTCGCAGTTTGGTGTGAGAAAAGAGGACATCAAACGTATCGCGGAGATCTCGACAGGGATAGGCTTTGACTTTGACCCGTACGTTTTAACAAAAGAGGATGTGGAGGAGATTTTGGAAAAGTCATATCGATAG
- a CDS encoding helix-turn-helix domain-containing protein, giving the protein MEERVNKIKLLERCGVFEDYKYLPWQPGFERTAGRYRGRIAESQDGMAGIVADFYEIDGRKQREGKIPVIPDGCTDLIFVSSGREAKVYVSAGVLEPQNFQFTNPESIFGVRFMPGATCHIFHNSIGEIVYKPTELKQFLRDTKGYTEKIVRTPDFEQKIHLAVKFVRSLLLEEDGSERIVGYCCKRMYETRGLIAVKKLAVETGYTERYLDMLFERYVGTSPKNLCNIIKVQYAYLLMKCYPGLPLSYVAQCAGYADHSHMNRVFGRYLKASAGTVRDDSIFQKISQEKTIVFA; this is encoded by the coding sequence ATGGAAGAGAGAGTCAATAAGATAAAGCTATTGGAACGCTGTGGTGTGTTTGAGGATTATAAATACCTTCCTTGGCAACCGGGATTTGAACGGACGGCTGGAAGATATAGAGGAAGAATTGCCGAAAGTCAGGATGGGATGGCCGGGATTGTGGCAGATTTTTATGAGATTGATGGCAGAAAGCAGCGGGAAGGAAAGATACCGGTAATTCCAGACGGGTGTACAGATTTAATTTTTGTCTCGAGTGGAAGAGAAGCAAAAGTGTATGTCAGTGCAGGGGTGTTGGAACCTCAGAATTTTCAGTTTACAAATCCGGAGAGTATATTTGGTGTGAGATTTATGCCGGGGGCTACATGTCATATTTTTCATAATTCTATCGGGGAAATTGTGTATAAACCGACAGAGCTGAAGCAGTTTTTAAGAGACACTAAAGGTTACACAGAGAAAATTGTGAGAACACCAGATTTCGAGCAGAAAATTCACTTGGCAGTGAAATTCGTAAGAAGCTTGCTTTTGGAGGAAGATGGAAGCGAACGGATTGTGGGCTATTGCTGCAAGCGTATGTATGAGACGAGAGGCTTGATTGCTGTGAAGAAGCTGGCAGTGGAGACTGGCTATACGGAGCGATATCTGGATATGCTGTTTGAGCGGTATGTGGGGACGAGTCCAAAGAATTTGTGCAATATTATCAAAGTTCAGTATGCTTATTTGTTGATGAAATGTTATCCGGGGCTGCCATTATCCTATGTAGCGCAGTGTGCGGGGTATGCAGATCATTCACATATGAATCGTGTTTTTGGCAGATACCTCAAAGCTAGTGCAGGTACAGTCAGAGATGACAGTATTTTTCAAAAGATAAGTCAGGAAAAAACAATAGTTTTTGCTTAG
- a CDS encoding ABC transporter ATP-binding protein codes for MSVILRAEHVCKAFGGVKALNDVSFEIREGEIIGLIGPNGAGKTTMFNIIAGVYPATSGNVEFLGKNINTVPTHNRVKMGMARTFQNIKLFSNVSALENVLAGCHNWSKSQWLPIILGLPKIKEDERRSREYSLQMLEFVNLIEKKDVFARNLPYGEQRSLEIARALAAKPKVLLLDEPAAGMNEVEKDALQILVADIREKLKITVLIIEHDMKVIMNLCDRINVLAQGEKICEGSPQTVRQDPKVIEAYLGSAMGRRDRFVKN; via the coding sequence ATGTCAGTGATATTGAGAGCAGAACATGTGTGCAAGGCTTTTGGCGGTGTAAAAGCATTGAACGACGTTAGTTTTGAGATTCGAGAGGGAGAGATCATTGGCTTGATCGGACCGAATGGAGCGGGAAAAACTACGATGTTTAATATTATCGCAGGTGTCTATCCGGCGACCTCTGGAAACGTGGAATTTTTAGGAAAAAATATCAATACAGTTCCCACTCACAATCGCGTGAAGATGGGGATGGCCAGAACTTTTCAAAATATCAAACTGTTTTCCAATGTCAGCGCTTTGGAAAATGTGCTGGCAGGATGTCATAACTGGTCGAAAAGCCAATGGCTGCCTATCATTCTGGGACTGCCAAAGATAAAGGAAGACGAGAGACGTAGTCGAGAATACAGCCTTCAAATGCTGGAATTTGTAAATCTGATTGAGAAAAAAGATGTTTTTGCCAGAAACCTTCCCTATGGAGAGCAGAGAAGCCTTGAGATTGCCAGAGCGTTAGCAGCGAAACCTAAAGTTTTGCTGCTGGATGAGCCAGCGGCTGGTATGAATGAGGTGGAGAAGGACGCCCTTCAAATTTTAGTGGCGGATATTCGGGAAAAATTAAAGATTACTGTGTTGATTATCGAACACGATATGAAGGTGATTATGAATCTCTGTGACAGAATCAATGTACTTGCTCAGGGGGAAAAGATTTGTGAGGGTTCTCCGCAGACGGTACGTCAAGATCCTAAGGTTATAGAAGCTTACCTGGGCAGTGCCATGGGAAGGAGGGACCGATTTGTTAAAAATTGA
- a CDS encoding FadR/GntR family transcriptional regulator, whose product MKKVEQPKVQGMMLKTENLSERVVVWLEKAIVHGELRPGDELPSEQEMCNLLGVGKSSIREALKMLQMIGVVEIRQGKRSRVCDTVKPNIMMPLIFKLAMLDSSPQNLYDFRVMFEEAVVRFARNRIEESSLERLKEEVERFRQKSEAGTATVEDDFAFHKLLLEICDNPFIYEIGNLLIEIFEEPMTKTSPYDAQRALRDHQMIISIFEEGVKEKDKVSEAVRESFEVYRNVLGVEDKASIN is encoded by the coding sequence GTGAAAAAAGTGGAGCAGCCGAAAGTACAGGGAATGATGTTAAAAACGGAAAACCTGTCAGAACGTGTGGTAGTATGGTTGGAAAAAGCCATTGTTCATGGAGAACTGCGGCCAGGAGATGAACTGCCTTCCGAACAGGAGATGTGTAATCTGCTGGGAGTTGGAAAATCCAGTATCCGAGAGGCGTTAAAAATGCTTCAGATGATCGGAGTCGTGGAGATTCGCCAGGGAAAACGAAGCAGGGTATGTGATACAGTCAAACCGAATATTATGATGCCGTTGATTTTTAAACTTGCGATGTTGGACAGTTCACCTCAGAATTTGTATGATTTTCGCGTGATGTTTGAAGAAGCTGTTGTGCGTTTTGCGAGAAACCGTATAGAGGAAAGTAGCCTGGAAAGGTTGAAAGAAGAAGTGGAACGTTTTCGTCAAAAAAGTGAAGCTGGAACAGCAACAGTAGAGGACGACTTTGCATTTCATAAGTTGTTGTTAGAGATATGCGACAATCCATTTATCTATGAGATTGGAAATTTACTGATCGAGATTTTTGAGGAACCAATGACGAAGACCTCTCCATATGACGCACAGCGTGCTCTGAGAGATCACCAGATGATTATTAGCATTTTTGAGGAAGGTGTGAAGGAAAAAGATAAGGTATCAGAGGCTGTGCGGGAATCATTTGAAGTGTACCGCAACGTATTAGGAGTTGAGGACAAAGCTTCCATCAATTAG
- the ilvD gene encoding dihydroxy-acid dehydratase, translating to MEKDRGFKSKYFNGQKAAHRRAVYKGCGYDPEDMNKPHIGIANTFSEASPGHAHFRPLVEAVKAGIWEAGGIPFEFGVPSTCGNIAIGTNCLRYEMAVRDVVCSSIEIVSKIQLFDGVVMTCGCDNIVPGTLMAAARLDIPSLLLTAGPMLAGNRKGKELVLSDVNERVFGRAAAKKEGNSQELLEMEQKACASFGACPVMGTANTMQIIAEAMGMTLPGTSVIPGVVTDKFVSARKTGRQIVEMVKNDRRVSSIITEGALKNAIMADLAIGGSTNAVLHILSIAKELELPVTLQDFDELSRRTPTITNLRPAGEYTVDKLYLAGGVPAILKQLENLINTQAQVCTGQTWEEILREVSKKPNLIVHSVESPICEDGGLAVLKGNLAERGAIIRTAAVKENMRHFKGPARVYDSDEEAFEALISGKIYAGDVIVIRYAGPRGAPGLVEVMLTADALVDLGLDTSVGLVTDGRFSGFNYGPIVGHVSPEASEGGMIAYVRDGDMIEVDIPNRTLRVDVGEEELDRRKQTTKLKETDVRAGILRLYANNSLSSDEGAAMQRWN from the coding sequence ATGGAGAAGGACAGAGGATTTAAGAGTAAATATTTTAACGGGCAAAAAGCAGCGCACCGAAGAGCTGTCTATAAAGGATGTGGTTATGATCCGGAGGATATGAACAAGCCTCATATTGGGATTGCCAATACGTTCAGTGAGGCGTCACCTGGACACGCGCATTTCAGGCCATTGGTAGAAGCTGTGAAAGCAGGTATTTGGGAGGCTGGGGGAATTCCTTTTGAATTTGGTGTTCCTTCCACCTGTGGAAACATAGCAATTGGCACAAATTGTCTGCGTTACGAGATGGCTGTAAGAGATGTGGTGTGCAGTAGCATTGAGATCGTCAGCAAGATACAGTTGTTTGACGGTGTAGTGATGACTTGTGGCTGTGATAATATTGTTCCGGGAACTTTGATGGCCGCCGCGCGGCTGGACATACCGTCATTGTTGCTGACAGCCGGCCCGATGTTGGCGGGGAATAGGAAGGGAAAAGAGCTGGTTTTATCTGATGTCAACGAAAGGGTGTTTGGGAGAGCTGCCGCGAAGAAAGAAGGAAATTCCCAGGAGCTTTTGGAAATGGAACAGAAGGCATGTGCTTCTTTTGGTGCGTGTCCTGTGATGGGGACAGCGAATACCATGCAGATTATAGCCGAGGCCATGGGAATGACACTTCCAGGTACTTCTGTGATTCCTGGTGTCGTGACAGATAAGTTTGTCAGTGCTAGGAAAACGGGAAGACAGATTGTAGAGATGGTCAAAAACGACAGAAGAGTTTCTTCTATTATAACGGAAGGTGCACTGAAAAACGCGATTATGGCGGACTTGGCAATCGGAGGTTCTACCAATGCGGTTTTGCATATTCTGAGTATTGCAAAGGAATTGGAGCTTCCGGTCACACTTCAGGATTTTGATGAACTCAGTAGAAGGACGCCGACGATTACGAATCTTAGGCCTGCGGGAGAGTATACGGTAGACAAGCTATACCTTGCGGGAGGAGTTCCTGCCATTTTGAAACAACTGGAAAATTTAATCAATACACAGGCGCAGGTATGTACGGGGCAGACCTGGGAAGAGATTCTTCGGGAGGTTTCTAAAAAACCAAATTTGATCGTGCATAGTGTGGAATCGCCAATCTGTGAGGATGGCGGATTGGCTGTACTCAAGGGAAATCTTGCCGAAAGAGGGGCGATTATTCGTACAGCAGCAGTCAAAGAGAATATGCGCCATTTTAAGGGGCCGGCCAGGGTGTATGACAGTGATGAGGAAGCTTTTGAAGCGCTGATTTCAGGGAAGATTTATGCAGGAGATGTCATCGTAATACGGTATGCAGGGCCAAGAGGAGCTCCTGGTCTAGTAGAGGTGATGCTGACAGCAGATGCCCTGGTAGATTTAGGGTTGGATACCAGTGTTGGGCTGGTGACGGATGGAAGATTTTCAGGGTTTAATTATGGACCGATTGTAGGACATGTATCACCGGAAGCAAGTGAGGGAGGAATGATTGCCTATGTGAGAGATGGAGATATGATAGAGGTGGATATTCCCAATCGGACTCTTCGTGTGGATGTAGGAGAAGAGGAATTGGATAGGAGAAAACAGACTACAAAGCTGAAAGAGACAGATGTGAGGGCAGGAATTCTCAGATTGTATGCGAATAATAGTCTTTCATCTGACGAGGGTGCAGCGATGCAGAGATGGAATTGA
- a CDS encoding iron-containing alcohol dehydrogenase yields the protein MNGFVYYSPTKILFGKDMEWEVGREIAAQGGSRVLLVYGGGSARKSGLLDRVESALADEGISFWCLGNVQPNPLLERVYDGIELIREKKIDFVLAVGGGSVIDTAKAAALGAEYKGDVWDFYEHLAEPKKMLPVGCILTLPASGSESSQASVITSQKNGGMKKGLNHPILRPKFAILNPELTYTLPAYQTACGVVDIMMHTLERYLSYGWDNEITDNIAESLLRTVIKYAPIALKQGDDYQARSELMWCGSLSHCDLTGLGMPGDWAVHQIEHELSTEYQVAHGAGLAAVWGSWANYTLDAGERRFARYARNVWKIAESEDRKAAEAGIQATEGFFAGLGMPISVSQLIGRKMTQEEITKLARKCTFGGKRTIGNLIVMKEPQIEKIYQLANH from the coding sequence TTGAATGGTTTTGTCTATTATTCTCCCACCAAAATTTTGTTTGGAAAGGACATGGAATGGGAGGTGGGGCGTGAGATTGCAGCCCAAGGAGGCTCTAGGGTATTGCTTGTCTATGGAGGTGGCAGTGCGAGAAAAAGCGGGCTTCTAGACAGGGTAGAAAGCGCTTTGGCAGACGAGGGAATTTCTTTTTGGTGCTTGGGGAATGTACAGCCGAATCCGTTGCTGGAACGAGTGTATGATGGTATCGAGCTGATAAGAGAGAAAAAAATTGATTTTGTGTTGGCCGTAGGAGGCGGAAGTGTGATTGACACGGCCAAAGCTGCCGCTTTGGGGGCGGAATATAAGGGAGATGTTTGGGATTTTTATGAGCACTTAGCGGAACCGAAAAAGATGCTTCCAGTGGGGTGTATTTTGACCCTTCCAGCGTCTGGCAGCGAGAGCAGCCAGGCATCTGTAATCACCTCGCAGAAAAATGGGGGGATGAAAAAGGGGTTGAATCATCCGATTCTCAGACCCAAATTTGCGATTTTAAATCCAGAATTGACCTATACTCTTCCTGCCTATCAGACAGCCTGCGGAGTTGTAGATATCATGATGCACACGCTGGAAAGATATTTGTCGTATGGATGGGACAATGAAATTACAGATAACATTGCAGAAAGTTTGTTGAGAACGGTAATAAAATATGCGCCGATAGCATTGAAGCAAGGGGATGACTATCAGGCGAGATCGGAACTTATGTGGTGTGGCAGTCTGTCCCATTGCGATTTGACAGGGCTCGGAATGCCGGGGGACTGGGCAGTTCATCAGATTGAGCATGAGTTGAGTACGGAGTATCAGGTGGCCCATGGAGCTGGACTGGCCGCAGTGTGGGGCTCTTGGGCAAATTACACCTTAGATGCAGGGGAAAGACGGTTCGCACGATATGCCCGTAATGTCTGGAAAATAGCAGAAAGTGAAGATAGGAAGGCTGCTGAGGCAGGAATTCAGGCTACAGAGGGCTTTTTTGCCGGGCTTGGAATGCCGATCTCGGTTTCACAGTTAATAGGACGTAAAATGACGCAGGAAGAGATTACGAAGTTAGCGCGCAAATGCACCTTTGGCGGAAAGCGCACGATAGGAAATTTAATCGTGATGAAGGAACCGCAAATTGAGAAGATATATCAACTGGCAAATCATTGA
- a CDS encoding dihydrodipicolinate synthase family protein, with product MKEFKGVVVAMVTPFHEDGSVNEEMVRMLTRHFIDQGVHGILVSGGTGEFTMMDIYERKKVISAAVETAKDTEVFIVAGITCNTTKDTVELAKYSGEIGADYVLALPPFAIPVTKEAMLEHFRAIKENTTAGLILYHFPGETGIEFSPEEIVSWGREGLFVAVKNTTGMEHTMELILENAHNPNLKISNGFDSLALSALASGADALINAGSNITPRQYVKIYELAKEGKYEEARRIYEEILPILLYQEKDGNTEPGLCKYCLNLQGFDCGVPRKPVPEVSEEAKRTAEKLLKKAENVKC from the coding sequence ATGAAAGAATTCAAAGGCGTAGTAGTGGCAATGGTGACTCCATTTCATGAGGATGGAAGTGTAAACGAAGAGATGGTGAGGATGTTAACCAGACATTTTATAGATCAGGGAGTGCATGGAATTCTTGTGAGCGGGGGAACTGGAGAGTTTACGATGATGGATATCTATGAGCGGAAGAAAGTGATCTCTGCCGCGGTGGAGACTGCAAAAGATACAGAGGTGTTCATTGTAGCAGGGATTACCTGCAACACGACGAAGGATACGGTGGAGTTAGCGAAGTATTCTGGTGAAATAGGGGCAGATTATGTATTGGCTCTGCCGCCTTTTGCAATTCCAGTGACAAAAGAAGCGATGTTGGAACATTTTCGTGCGATTAAAGAAAATACAACAGCGGGATTAATTCTCTATCATTTTCCTGGTGAGACTGGCATTGAGTTTTCACCGGAGGAAATTGTAAGTTGGGGCAGAGAAGGGTTGTTTGTGGCCGTTAAGAACACGACTGGTATGGAACACACTATGGAGTTGATCTTAGAAAATGCACACAACCCGAATTTGAAGATATCCAATGGATTTGATTCACTGGCCTTATCAGCGTTGGCCTCAGGTGCGGATGCTCTGATCAATGCCGGTTCTAATATTACGCCGAGACAGTATGTGAAGATATATGAGTTGGCAAAAGAAGGAAAATATGAGGAAGCCCGTCGTATTTATGAAGAGATTCTTCCTATTCTCCTATATCAGGAGAAAGACGGAAATACGGAGCCGGGATTGTGCAAATACTGTCTGAATTTGCAGGGCTTCGACTGTGGAGTGCCGAGAAAACCGGTACCTGAAGTGTCAGAGGAGGCAAAACGAACTGCGGAGAAACTGTTGAAAAAAGCAGAAAATGTGAAGTGTTGA
- a CDS encoding aconitase X swivel domain-containing protein gives MTAFSVVEGSAFAEVLKEERGLSFWGGVDAQTGCVIDQRSKLCGQSLTGKILCMPQSKGSCSSTGILLEMIRVGIAPSGFILCKAEGILAMGAVIGQELYGVDVPVYTVERENYDRIQDHQIMKMKQGKIYVFEKGEEL, from the coding sequence ATGACTGCGTTTTCTGTGGTGGAAGGCAGTGCTTTCGCGGAAGTACTGAAAGAAGAAAGAGGGCTAAGCTTCTGGGGCGGTGTAGACGCGCAGACAGGATGTGTGATTGACCAAAGAAGCAAACTGTGTGGGCAGAGCTTGACAGGTAAGATACTATGTATGCCCCAGAGCAAGGGGTCCTGTTCATCTACAGGCATTTTATTGGAGATGATTCGGGTGGGAATCGCGCCTTCCGGATTCATACTGTGTAAGGCTGAAGGGATATTGGCAATGGGGGCTGTGATAGGACAGGAGCTGTATGGTGTCGATGTGCCGGTCTACACAGTGGAGAGAGAAAATTATGACAGGATACAGGACCACCAGATTATGAAAATGAAACAAGGTAAGATCTATGTATTTGAAAAGGGGGAAGAGCTTTGA
- a CDS encoding ABC transporter ATP-binding protein — protein sequence MLKIDNINVSYGQIRALQNVSLEVNENEIVALIGNNGAGKSTTQKSIVGLVCVNSGSITFQGKELTQMKTNKIVKEGVCLVPEGRRIFSTMTVRENLEMGAYLSKDKARFAENEARIYDMFPILKERYKQQGGTLSGGQQQMLAIGRGLMSNPKILLLDEPSLGLSPMNVEVVAKTVVKIKEEGIPVLLVEQNAMMSLGICDRAYVLETGSIITQGTGKEMLENEEVKKAYLGL from the coding sequence TTGTTAAAAATTGATAATATCAATGTGTCCTATGGACAGATTCGCGCCTTACAAAATGTGTCTCTCGAAGTGAATGAGAATGAAATCGTGGCGTTGATTGGGAATAATGGGGCAGGGAAGAGTACCACCCAAAAGTCTATCGTTGGATTGGTCTGTGTAAACTCTGGCTCCATTACCTTTCAGGGAAAAGAATTGACGCAGATGAAAACAAATAAGATTGTCAAAGAAGGGGTCTGCCTGGTTCCAGAGGGAAGAAGAATTTTTTCCACGATGACAGTCCGGGAGAATCTGGAAATGGGGGCCTATCTCAGCAAGGATAAAGCCAGGTTCGCGGAGAATGAAGCTCGAATTTACGATATGTTTCCGATTTTGAAAGAACGTTATAAGCAGCAGGGAGGAACCCTGAGTGGAGGACAGCAGCAGATGCTGGCAATTGGAAGAGGGCTGATGTCCAATCCTAAGATTTTATTGTTGGATGAACCATCGTTGGGACTTTCTCCTATGAATGTGGAGGTTGTAGCAAAGACCGTTGTGAAGATCAAAGAAGAAGGAATCCCGGTACTGTTGGTGGAACAAAATGCAATGATGAGCCTGGGAATCTGCGATCGGGCGTATGTGCTGGAAACGGGTTCTATTATTACACAGGGAACTGGAAAAGAGATGCTGGAAAACGAAGAGGTGAAGAAAGCTTATCTGGGACTCTGA
- a CDS encoding aconitase X catalytic domain-containing protein: MKLNTYEQEMLSGKHGEAKRVAMKILSRMGEIYGAEEMISVESAHIDGCSYSAVWDAGLDFAEKMEKLGGQVAVPTSLNITSRDIREWEKFQVPVGFAKKCERMENAYINMGCIPTWTCSPYQYGNVPRFGTHIAWAESNAVNYANSILGARTERYGDLIDLCCALVGRAPYMGLHKTENRAAKVVYDISQIPMKYLEDPSAFAVLGYLVGKDVKEEIPAVVGAESFVGKEHLKAFSAASAASGSVGMFHVIGCTPEARTLKEATQGKEDTRNVAVDEEMYWHAYEELTHLSEKREEAQSADLVLIGCPHLSYDQMEYLYRYLKIGKKNEQVRFLVQTSDMVYQLLSRSGLARKMEDWGIEFMRDGCILNQPMNDWKLKRVVTNSGKMAYYAPGHLKASVYFRGMVDCVRSAVEGRVMGPCGK, from the coding sequence GTGAAGCTTAATACATATGAACAGGAGATGCTGTCGGGGAAGCATGGCGAGGCGAAGCGCGTCGCTATGAAAATCCTCAGCAGAATGGGAGAAATCTACGGCGCCGAAGAAATGATTTCTGTGGAGTCAGCGCATATTGACGGATGCTCCTACTCAGCGGTCTGGGACGCGGGATTGGATTTTGCTGAAAAGATGGAAAAGCTGGGAGGACAAGTGGCAGTCCCCACTTCTTTGAATATTACTTCCCGTGATATTCGCGAATGGGAGAAATTTCAAGTTCCTGTGGGATTTGCAAAGAAGTGCGAGAGAATGGAAAACGCTTACATAAATATGGGGTGTATTCCCACTTGGACCTGCTCGCCCTATCAATATGGCAATGTACCGCGTTTTGGAACACATATCGCCTGGGCTGAGTCGAATGCGGTGAATTATGCGAATTCCATTCTGGGGGCACGCACAGAGAGATATGGAGATTTGATAGATCTTTGCTGTGCTTTGGTCGGGAGAGCTCCATATATGGGACTTCACAAAACGGAAAATCGGGCGGCGAAAGTCGTCTATGATATCAGTCAAATACCGATGAAATATTTGGAAGACCCTTCTGCCTTCGCTGTGTTGGGCTACCTGGTGGGAAAGGATGTCAAGGAGGAGATACCGGCTGTCGTTGGCGCGGAAAGTTTTGTCGGGAAGGAACATTTGAAGGCTTTTAGTGCTGCCTCAGCCGCATCAGGGTCGGTTGGGATGTTCCATGTGATAGGTTGTACTCCGGAAGCGCGGACCCTGAAAGAAGCGACGCAGGGAAAAGAGGATACGCGTAATGTGGCGGTGGATGAGGAAATGTATTGGCATGCGTATGAAGAATTGACGCATCTTAGTGAGAAGAGAGAAGAAGCGCAAAGCGCGGATTTGGTCTTAATTGGGTGTCCCCACCTGTCTTATGACCAGATGGAATATCTGTACAGGTATTTGAAAATAGGAAAAAAGAATGAACAGGTACGGTTTCTTGTACAGACGAGCGATATGGTCTACCAATTGTTGTCTAGGAGTGGCTTGGCGCGAAAAATGGAAGATTGGGGCATTGAGTTTATGCGGGACGGCTGTATTTTAAACCAACCGATGAATGACTGGAAGCTGAAGCGAGTGGTGACAAATTCAGGGAAGATGGCCTACTATGCGCCGGGACATCTGAAAGCATCGGTGTACTTTAGAGGAATGGTAGATTGTGTGCGAAGCGCAGTGGAAGGAAGGGTGATGGGACCTTGTGGGAAATGA